The proteins below are encoded in one region of Spirochaetota bacterium:
- a CDS encoding MMPL family transporter → MTNSDSLIEIIISRYKHILLGILIITIPLFYYFLQQKHVNQIDIYFDEDSPELLFYKRFQETYGNEELLAIAFSEEDIFTKANIDIIRSITNTIKGIDGVQRVFSLTEVEEAVGYDDTISFKKIIPEEMIAENKLHEIRDDVLENNLLINSLISRDGGTTAILAEIQPLIQKEKREVLKNIVRTIDHICSDKVEIHYTGIPYTELEMSKLSIRDFITFTPIILLCIFIIITIMLKNFSLSILSQFNLLVIFVWGIGFFIFCGESFNIVTIIMGAILLAIAIADTIHLLSHYKDNYQIIDNDHSLIVENTVKQIWLPCFYTSITTAIGFFSFILSSIRPVKILGVFTSISVLIAFFITMTFLPAMLLIFHKNNWLNTLEDKAFKPSNNNNNSPLMKIFWVIGSFVINHDRIIGISTIVIIGLSIIGISKIKFETNTINYLPEKNKLRMDVEFIDNKLGGTIPFAMLIQAKSSDCDFTHPASLNLINDIQNYMMSNIVHFSTSFSIADYCKEINRAFNNGNEKYYRIPKERSDIVDFYEIGDSEILDRVIAPDFMEARISFQSVWDTNETASRYEKLIFDYLTAKLGQNFSYKMTGLSSLYLTMEENLKYSQIKSFLLAFVLIFIMMFFVCKTISLTVISMIANIFPIASILGIMGWYNIPMDVSTIMIASVTLGIAVDDTIHFLTWFKRNMSTRGEIKSALLNTYKDVGKPIVITSLVLFLGFFILILGSLKPTHFFGVLTAFAMLLALIGDLVILPSLLIIFKPKIQLKNQLKISSH, encoded by the coding sequence ATGACAAATTCTGACAGCTTAATAGAGATAATTATTTCTAGGTATAAGCATATCCTCCTAGGCATTTTAATCATTACAATCCCCCTATTTTATTACTTCCTACAACAAAAGCATGTCAATCAGATTGATATCTATTTTGATGAGGATAGTCCAGAATTGTTATTCTATAAGAGATTCCAAGAAACTTATGGGAATGAAGAACTCCTGGCTATTGCCTTCAGTGAGGAAGATATATTCACAAAGGCGAACATTGATATCATCAGGTCCATAACGAATACGATTAAGGGGATAGATGGCGTGCAGAGGGTATTCAGTCTAACGGAAGTAGAGGAGGCAGTAGGATATGATGACACCATCTCATTTAAAAAGATCATCCCAGAGGAGATGATCGCAGAGAATAAACTACACGAGATAAGGGATGATGTATTAGAGAACAACCTTCTCATTAACAGTCTGATCTCAAGAGATGGAGGTACTACAGCAATCTTAGCGGAGATACAACCGCTTATACAGAAAGAGAAAAGAGAGGTTTTAAAAAATATTGTCAGAACAATTGATCATATTTGTAGCGATAAGGTTGAAATTCATTATACTGGCATTCCATATACTGAATTGGAGATGAGTAAACTCTCTATAAGGGATTTTATCACATTTACTCCTATTATCCTGTTATGTATATTCATTATTATAACTATAATGCTAAAAAATTTCAGTCTCTCTATACTCTCTCAGTTCAATCTTCTGGTTATATTTGTATGGGGCATCGGTTTTTTTATCTTCTGTGGAGAGAGCTTCAATATTGTTACTATCATTATGGGAGCGATTCTATTAGCTATTGCCATTGCTGATACGATTCACTTACTATCACACTACAAGGATAATTATCAAATCATTGATAATGATCATAGTCTGATAGTTGAAAACACTGTTAAACAGATATGGCTTCCCTGCTTCTATACAAGCATAACAACAGCAATAGGATTCTTTTCTTTTATATTGAGTAGCATCAGGCCGGTTAAGATACTCGGAGTCTTTACCTCCATCAGTGTTTTAATTGCTTTCTTTATCACAATGACCTTTCTTCCAGCGATGCTTTTAATTTTCCATAAGAATAACTGGCTAAATACCCTTGAGGATAAGGCGTTTAAACCTTCGAATAATAATAATAACAGCCCGCTTATGAAAATATTTTGGGTAATTGGTAGTTTCGTTATAAATCATGATAGAATAATTGGAATTTCTACAATCGTGATAATAGGACTCTCCATTATTGGCATATCAAAGATAAAATTTGAGACCAACACAATAAATTATCTACCCGAAAAGAATAAATTGAGGATGGATGTCGAATTTATTGACAATAAACTCGGTGGCACGATACCCTTTGCAATGCTGATTCAGGCTAAATCCAGCGATTGTGATTTCACTCATCCCGCAAGTCTTAACCTGATCAATGACATACAGAATTATATGATGAGTAATATAGTTCATTTCTCAACCTCCTTTTCGATTGCTGATTATTGTAAAGAGATAAATAGGGCCTTTAACAACGGCAATGAAAAGTACTATAGGATTCCCAAAGAGAGAAGTGATATAGTGGATTTTTATGAGATCGGGGATTCTGAGATTCTTGACAGGGTAATTGCGCCTGACTTTATGGAGGCAAGAATATCTTTTCAATCCGTCTGGGATACAAATGAGACGGCAAGCAGATATGAAAAACTGATTTTTGATTATTTAACAGCAAAGCTGGGACAAAACTTCAGCTACAAAATGACTGGACTCTCATCCCTATATCTTACCATGGAGGAGAATCTCAAGTATAGTCAGATCAAGAGCTTTCTATTAGCCTTTGTACTTATATTTATAATGATGTTTTTTGTATGTAAAACCATATCACTTACAGTGATCAGCATGATAGCAAACATCTTCCCTATAGCCTCTATTCTTGGCATTATGGGATGGTATAATATCCCAATGGATGTTTCAACAATAATGATTGCAAGCGTTACACTCGGGATAGCTGTGGATGATACAATTCATTTTCTCACCTGGTTCAAGAGAAATATGTCTACCAGGGGAGAGATTAAGTCCGCTCTTTTGAATACCTACAAGGACGTTGGGAAGCCAATCGTTATCACATCTTTGGTCCTTTTCTTGGGGTTCTTTATTCTGATATTAGGCAGCCTTAAACCAACCCACTTTTTCGGAGTGCTTACAGCCTTTGCAATGTTGCTGGCTCTAATTGGTGATCTGGTAATACTCCCATCCCTATTGATAATCTTTAAACCTAAAATACAACTAAAAAATCAATTGAAGATTTCTTCTCACTAG
- a CDS encoding methylmalonyl-CoA mutase family protein — protein sequence MSNEDMKKEIGEAKKVWEEKVLTPAFQRFGQQESPTRIYTPLDVKDFDYLKKVNFPGQYPFTGGTYATNVYGFGLKMMAAGGQLPMRRAGMYSGYGTAEDTRDYYKNEISLGMQGGPNLALDLPTQCGYDSDEPSVEGEVGKVGVAIDTLRDFEIIYEPFVNGSDLDKIATNITINSACNILFAMYLALADKRRISWDKLKSTPQNDILKEFVSRGTYIFPPRPSMRMFRDSLVFFNKHVPKVNITSMGGYHIREGGANHIQDLAFSMANGIAYLQEGVNAGLDVDSFANRFTFNAFGGSMDFFREIAFHRAARRMYARILKERFGAKKPESMRIRVPATAMIGPSSTTKQRALNNVTRAVVGAIAGALSGGPPAPFPPYDEPLGLGWSREARQLADDALRILILEAKLCDVTDPLAGSYYIESLTDEIEEEAWAELKKIDEMGGAVAAIESGYMQTELAKSAAERQRKIESREEFVVGVNCFTDDVELDVTTSKLVENPYNPQKRAEAEEKQKKKLAEIKRTRDNTEVSRLLKDLKEAAKDESKNLMPNFIDCAKAYVTEQEQCDVLREVFGEWEKDTYI from the coding sequence ATGAGCAACGAAGATATGAAAAAAGAGATTGGAGAAGCCAAGAAGGTATGGGAAGAGAAGGTATTAACTCCAGCATTTCAGCGCTTTGGACAGCAGGAATCACCAACAAGAATTTATACTCCCCTTGATGTAAAAGATTTTGATTACCTGAAAAAAGTGAACTTCCCTGGACAATATCCCTTTACTGGCGGCACCTATGCCACAAACGTTTATGGTTTTGGTTTAAAGATGATGGCTGCGGGTGGTCAACTGCCAATGAGAAGGGCTGGGATGTATTCAGGATATGGCACTGCTGAGGATACGAGAGATTACTATAAGAATGAGATATCTCTTGGCATGCAGGGCGGCCCGAACCTGGCCTTAGATCTGCCTACCCAATGCGGTTACGATTCTGACGAACCATCTGTTGAGGGCGAAGTTGGCAAGGTCGGTGTTGCCATTGATACACTTAGGGATTTTGAAATTATTTATGAGCCATTCGTGAATGGCAGCGATCTGGATAAGATTGCGACAAACATCACTATCAATTCTGCATGTAACATCCTCTTTGCAATGTATCTGGCGCTGGCAGACAAAAGGAGAATAAGCTGGGATAAACTCAAGAGTACTCCACAGAATGATATTCTTAAAGAATTTGTTTCACGCGGCACCTACATTTTTCCTCCAAGACCATCGATGAGGATGTTCAGAGACAGTCTGGTTTTCTTTAATAAACATGTACCCAAGGTAAATATAACCAGCATGGGCGGTTACCACATCAGAGAAGGCGGAGCAAACCACATTCAGGATCTGGCATTCAGCATGGCCAACGGTATTGCCTATCTGCAAGAGGGAGTAAACGCAGGACTCGATGTCGATTCTTTTGCCAATAGATTTACCTTCAATGCATTTGGCGGTAGTATGGATTTCTTTAGGGAGATAGCCTTTCACAGGGCAGCCAGAAGAATGTATGCCAGAATTTTGAAAGAGAGATTTGGGGCAAAGAAGCCAGAGAGCATGAGAATAAGGGTTCCAGCAACCGCCATGATCGGACCAAGCAGCACAACCAAACAACGTGCTCTCAATAATGTCACTAGAGCTGTAGTAGGGGCAATTGCTGGCGCATTATCTGGAGGACCTCCAGCACCATTCCCACCCTATGATGAACCTCTAGGATTGGGATGGAGTAGAGAGGCAAGACAACTTGCGGATGATGCATTGAGAATACTCATATTAGAGGCAAAACTGTGTGATGTAACTGATCCATTGGCTGGATCATATTATATTGAGTCCCTAACAGATGAAATTGAAGAGGAGGCATGGGCAGAATTAAAGAAAATAGATGAGATGGGTGGCGCTGTAGCAGCCATTGAGAGTGGATACATGCAGACTGAACTTGCTAAAAGCGCAGCCGAGCGACAACGCAAGATTGAGTCCAGGGAAGAATTTGTGGTGGGCGTGAATTGCTTTACGGATGATGTAGAACTAGATGTGACAACTAGCAAATTGGTAGAGAATCCTTATAATCCACAAAAGAGGGCAGAAGCTGAAGAAAAACAGAAAAAGAAGCTAGCCGAAATCAAGAGGACAAGGGATAACACTGAAGTGAGTAGATTACTCAAGGATCTTAAAGAAGCTGCAAAGGATGAGAGTAAAAATCTGATGCCAAACTTTATTGATTGCGCTAAGGCCTATGTCACTGAGCAGGAACAGTGCGATGTATTGAGAGAGGTTTTTGGCGAATGGGAGAAGGATACATACATTTAA
- the hypB gene encoding hydrogenase nickel incorporation protein HypB, giving the protein MEIKILKNIFESNVEMAGSIRDLLIQEKVYMIDIMGSPGSGKTTLTDKIVTSLKDEYRIGIIEGDIKTTKDSEKLTKHKVPIVQIETSLFGGDCHLESSWIKKSLEEFDLSIIDLIIIENIGNLVCPAEFELGDDERIVVLSVTEGEDKPVKYPLMFNTSKTLILNKIDLLPYLDYNLEEVKDNIRRVNPNMNLFQLSATSGEGYNRFIEYLRTNINNKLK; this is encoded by the coding sequence ATGGAGATAAAAATTTTAAAAAATATATTTGAATCAAACGTTGAGATGGCCGGTTCTATTAGAGATTTGCTAATACAAGAGAAGGTATATATGATCGATATAATGGGCTCCCCAGGATCGGGGAAAACCACCCTGACTGATAAAATAGTAACATCACTAAAGGATGAATATAGAATTGGCATTATTGAGGGTGATATAAAGACTACAAAGGATTCGGAGAAGCTTACAAAGCATAAAGTGCCCATTGTTCAAATTGAAACTTCACTCTTTGGTGGGGATTGTCACCTCGAGAGTTCATGGATAAAGAAATCGCTGGAGGAGTTTGACCTAAGCATTATAGATTTAATAATCATCGAAAATATTGGAAATCTTGTTTGCCCTGCGGAATTTGAACTTGGAGATGATGAAAGGATTGTCGTATTGAGCGTTACAGAGGGCGAGGATAAACCAGTAAAATACCCCTTGATGTTCAATACATCAAAGACCCTGATTCTGAACAAGATAGATCTTCTGCCCTATCTCGATTACAACCTAGAAGAGGTAAAGGATAATATAAGAAGAGTCAATCCTAATATGAATCTATTTCAACTGAGCGCTACTTCGGGCGAGGGGTATAATAGGTTTATAGAATATTTGAGAACGAATATCAATAATAAATTGAAATGA
- the fliS gene encoding flagellar export chaperone FliS, with the protein MALPQRNPYDSYKKTEINTANQGKLIVMLYDGAIKFLNIALENMSIETYDIVNNNIVKAQDIITELLLSLNMKEGGEIAGNLFNLYMYFKKKLLEANVQKDKEIIIEVVSHLQELREVWEKISAKETASDGVNINKKGNFSIEG; encoded by the coding sequence ATGGCTCTTCCACAGAGGAATCCTTATGATAGTTATAAAAAGACAGAGATAAATACTGCAAATCAGGGTAAACTGATTGTTATGCTCTATGATGGAGCAATTAAGTTCCTTAATATTGCTCTTGAGAATATGAGTATTGAGACCTATGATATTGTTAATAATAACATTGTAAAGGCTCAGGATATAATAACTGAATTATTACTCTCTCTTAACATGAAAGAGGGTGGAGAGATTGCGGGTAATCTTTTCAATTTATATATGTATTTCAAAAAAAAGCTTTTAGAGGCAAATGTACAAAAGGATAAAGAGATAATAATTGAGGTGGTAAGTCATTTGCAAGAATTAAGGGAGGTATGGGAAAAGATATCTGCAAAGGAAACCGCTTCGGATGGAGTAAACATCAATAAAAAGGGCAACTTCAGCATTGAGGGATGA
- a CDS encoding SAM-dependent methyltransferase — protein sequence MFKNLHSLVYTVDEIQKARDWYARVLDKEPISETPFSLIFEIGGINLYLNLRRKDINGTNTNFIGYWSVDDIESVYQKLIEFGAIKHTDISENYEENYIIRTAAVYDPFGNIIGIYEQKGAKGVEEKPSVTAMGAAFCRAIHCFEKIDGIPGPDNIAKIFLPLDWLTVFENLDVLQWIKENKLAKGIVEYHSARTIFFDQIFTKALNENCPQIVILGAGFDSRAYRFKDNIQETRIYELDIHTTQRYKIECLIKSNVDIPEQVTFVPINFAIESIEDRLSKAGFDNGKKTTFLLEGLIQYLSEGAVNAIFNAIKSISKPGSFVVFNYIIDSERLRDGYGVKEQIESINSTGEPYKFKIKEGEINFFLEERGLQLIGHHSAEELAKDFLIKKDGSIGGKITAFFGMAQAVVI from the coding sequence ATGTTTAAAAATTTGCATTCACTTGTATATACAGTAGATGAAATCCAAAAGGCAAGGGATTGGTATGCTCGAGTTCTTGATAAGGAACCTATATCTGAAACGCCTTTTTCATTGATTTTTGAAATTGGCGGGATAAATCTATACCTCAATTTGAGGAGAAAAGATATAAACGGTACAAATACTAATTTTATTGGTTACTGGTCAGTTGATGATATTGAATCAGTATATCAAAAACTTATTGAATTCGGCGCAATTAAACATACTGATATATCTGAGAATTACGAAGAAAATTATATAATACGTACCGCTGCAGTATATGATCCATTTGGGAATATTATAGGAATATATGAACAAAAAGGGGCCAAGGGCGTTGAAGAGAAACCATCTGTCACAGCAATGGGAGCAGCTTTTTGTCGCGCTATTCATTGTTTTGAAAAGATTGACGGAATACCAGGACCAGACAATATAGCCAAGATATTTCTTCCTTTAGACTGGCTTACAGTATTCGAAAACCTTGATGTTTTACAATGGATAAAGGAAAATAAACTGGCAAAAGGAATAGTCGAGTATCATAGCGCAAGAACCATATTTTTTGATCAAATATTCACAAAGGCTTTAAATGAGAATTGCCCACAAATAGTAATTCTTGGGGCAGGATTCGATTCAAGAGCATATCGTTTTAAGGACAACATACAGGAGACACGGATTTATGAACTTGATATTCATACTACACAGCGTTATAAGATCGAGTGTCTAATTAAATCAAATGTTGATATACCAGAACAGGTGACTTTTGTTCCTATTAATTTTGCTATAGAATCTATTGAAGATCGCTTATCTAAAGCAGGATTTGATAATGGGAAAAAAACGACATTTCTACTGGAGGGTTTAATTCAATATCTGTCTGAAGGAGCAGTTAATGCAATATTCAATGCTATAAAGAGTATTTCAAAGCCAGGTAGTTTTGTTGTATTCAATTATATTATTGATTCAGAAAGATTAAGGGATGGATATGGTGTAAAAGAGCAGATCGAATCTATTAATTCAACTGGAGAGCCATATAAATTTAAAATAAAAGAAGGAGAAATCAATTTTTTTTTAGAGGAGAGGGGATTACAATTAATAGGGCATCATAGTGCTGAAGAGTTGGCTAAAGATTTCTTGATAAAAAAAGACGGCTCAATTGGGGGTAAAATAACCGCTTTTTTCGGTATGGCTCAGGCAGTGGTAATATAA
- a CDS encoding methylmalonyl-CoA mutase family protein has product MSNEDIYNNIEQAKKEWEEKVLTPAYQRFGQQESPTKIYTPLDVKDFDYMKDVGLPGQYPFTGATYPTNIFGLGIKMMAIGGGDLPLRRAAIYSGYGTSEDTRDYYKEEISRGFTGGPNLALDLPTQCGLDSDNPTVEGEVGKVGVAIDTLKDFEIIFEPFVNGRDLDKIGTNITINAASNILMAMYLALADKRGVSWDKLRSTPQNDILKEFVSRGTYIYPPRPSMRMFRDSLVFFNKNCPGINITSIGGYHIREGGATRIQDLAFSMAIGIAYIQEGINAGLDIDSFAPKFTFNAFGGSMEFFKEIGFQRAARRMWARILKERFGAKKQESMRIRVPAAAHIGCSSTTKQRALNNVTRAIVGGIAGALSGGPPAAFPPYDEALGLGWSREAKQLMIDAVRILILEAKLSDVIDPLAGSYYVESLTNEIEEEAWDELKKIEEMGGAVAAIEDGYMQREVAKSAAEKQRKIDDREEFVVGVNCFTDDTELDVTTSKIVENPYNPEKRAKAEEKQKQRLSEIKSKRDNKEVSRLLKDLKEAAKDESKNLMPIFIDCAKAYVSEQEQCDVLREVFGEWERDTYI; this is encoded by the coding sequence ATGAGTAATGAAGATATATACAACAATATTGAACAAGCCAAGAAGGAATGGGAGGAGAAGGTACTAACCCCTGCGTATCAGCGTTTTGGTCAGCAGGAATCACCAACAAAAATCTATACACCTTTGGATGTAAAGGATTTTGATTATATGAAGGATGTCGGACTCCCCGGTCAATATCCCTTCACTGGCGCAACATATCCAACAAATATCTTTGGACTAGGGATAAAGATGATGGCCATAGGAGGGGGAGATCTGCCTTTAAGAAGGGCAGCGATCTATTCAGGATATGGCACGTCTGAGGATACTAGAGATTATTACAAGGAAGAGATATCTCGTGGATTTACTGGAGGCCCAAATCTGGCCCTAGATCTCCCAACTCAATGCGGGTTGGATTCGGATAATCCAACAGTTGAGGGTGAAGTAGGAAAGGTTGGGGTAGCGATTGATACTCTTAAAGACTTCGAAATAATATTTGAACCGTTTGTAAATGGACGCGATCTGGATAAAATTGGTACTAACATTACCATCAATGCAGCATCAAATATCTTAATGGCAATGTATCTGGCGCTTGCAGATAAGAGAGGCGTAAGCTGGGATAAATTGAGGAGCACCCCTCAGAATGATATTCTAAAAGAGTTTGTATCCAGAGGAACATACATTTATCCACCCAGACCATCGATGAGGATGTTCAGAGATAGCCTTGTCTTTTTTAATAAAAACTGTCCCGGAATTAATATAACAAGTATTGGTGGTTACCACATTAGAGAGGGTGGCGCTACTCGAATTCAGGATTTAGCATTTAGTATGGCAATAGGCATAGCATACATTCAGGAAGGTATTAATGCTGGATTGGATATTGATTCCTTTGCTCCCAAATTTACATTTAATGCCTTTGGTGGAAGTATGGAGTTTTTTAAGGAAATTGGCTTCCAGAGAGCAGCAAGGAGAATGTGGGCAAGGATTTTAAAAGAAAGGTTTGGAGCAAAGAAGCAAGAGAGTATGAGAATACGCGTTCCAGCTGCAGCGCATATTGGCTGCAGCAGCACTACTAAGCAGCGTGCGCTGAATAATGTGACAAGAGCAATAGTCGGTGGAATAGCTGGAGCCCTATCAGGCGGACCGCCTGCTGCATTTCCTCCCTATGATGAGGCTTTAGGATTAGGTTGGAGCAGAGAAGCAAAGCAACTCATGATTGATGCAGTAAGAATTCTAATTCTTGAGGCCAAACTATCAGATGTGATTGATCCCTTAGCAGGATCCTATTATGTAGAATCCCTGACCAATGAGATTGAGGAGGAGGCTTGGGATGAATTGAAAAAAATCGAAGAGATGGGCGGCGCTGTCGCTGCCATTGAGGATGGATATATGCAGAGAGAGGTAGCAAAGAGCGCTGCTGAAAAACAGCGCAAGATAGATGACAGAGAAGAGTTTGTTGTTGGTGTCAATTGCTTTACAGATGACACAGAACTGGATGTTACCACAAGCAAGATTGTAGAAAATCCCTATAATCCTGAAAAAAGGGCTAAAGCTGAAGAAAAACAGAAGCAAAGGCTGTCCGAAATTAAGAGCAAGAGAGATAATAAAGAGGTGAGTAGATTACTCAAGGATCTTAAAGAGGCAGCAAAAGATGAGAGCAAAAACTTGATGCCAATCTTTATTGACTGCGCCAAGGCTTATGTCAGTGAACAGGAGCAGTGTGATGTCTTGAGAGAGGTCTTTGGCGAATGGGAGAGGGATACATATATTTAG
- a CDS encoding phosphoribosylaminoimidazolesuccinocarboxamide synthase, with amino-acid sequence MNEVLRTKISGARKLFSGKVRDIYRVDEEHLLMVSTDRVSAFDHVFPNGIPGKGIVLNQISNIWFSNIEFVKNHIVEVEFKNFPKPFSDFPEQLDGRSVLVKRAVRIDFECVARGFIVGSGWKDYTNTGELCGIKLPSGLKLAQDLPAPLFTPATKADDGHDTNISMDIMRMELGTGVAEHLGGLTLQIYEYAREKLDRAGIVLADTKVEFGYIGNEIVLIDEVLTPDSSRFWDKDQYRVGVSPVSFDKQFIRDYLETTDWDKDSQPPPLPDEIVYNTRDKYLEILQRIKSIFVQE; translated from the coding sequence ATGAACGAGGTATTAAGAACGAAGATATCAGGAGCAAGGAAGCTCTTCAGCGGTAAGGTTAGGGATATTTATAGAGTTGATGAGGAACATCTATTGATGGTTTCAACTGATAGGGTCTCAGCATTTGATCATGTTTTCCCAAACGGTATTCCAGGTAAGGGAATAGTACTAAATCAGATATCCAATATATGGTTTTCAAATATAGAATTTGTAAAGAATCATATTGTAGAGGTTGAATTTAAGAATTTCCCTAAACCATTTTCCGATTTTCCGGAGCAATTAGACGGGAGGTCAGTGTTGGTAAAGAGGGCGGTGAGAATAGACTTTGAATGCGTTGCTAGGGGATTTATAGTGGGTAGTGGGTGGAAGGATTACACAAATACAGGCGAATTATGTGGTATTAAGCTTCCTTCAGGCCTAAAACTGGCTCAAGATTTACCAGCGCCACTTTTTACTCCTGCCACTAAGGCCGATGATGGACATGATACTAATATATCAATGGATATAATGCGAATGGAGCTTGGGACAGGGGTTGCTGAGCATCTAGGGGGATTGACTCTTCAAATTTATGAATATGCACGGGAAAAACTGGATAGGGCAGGCATTGTCTTGGCTGATACAAAGGTCGAGTTTGGATATATCGGGAATGAGATTGTACTTATAGATGAAGTTCTAACCCCAGACAGTTCAAGATTCTGGGATAAAGACCAATATAGGGTGGGTGTTTCACCAGTAAGTTTCGATAAACAGTTTATCAGGGATTATTTAGAAACAACGGATTGGGATAAGGATTCCCAGCCTCCTCCACTTCCTGATGAAATAGTATATAATACAAGGGATAAATACCTGGAAATACTCCAAAGGATAAAATCTATTTTTGTACAAGAGTAA
- the argB gene encoding acetylglutamate kinase codes for MKKYIDKVNTLIESFPYIQEFYGKTIVIKYGGSAMIEDNIKNSFAIDMVLLKHVGINPVIVHGGGPQIGSLLKQIGKESKFINGLRITDSETMDVVEMVLVGKVNKEIVNNINLAGGKAVGISGKDGGLLVAEKMFHQNNGIDVDIGHVGVIKTVNSKVIEALDKEQFIPVIAPIGFDNKGITYNINADMAAGKMAGSLGAEKLILLTDVEGVKVSGELVSSLKKTEINELIEMEEITGGMIPKVKCCLDALETDVKKAHIIDGRVEHAVLLEIFTDAGIGTEIVR; via the coding sequence GTGAAAAAATATATTGATAAGGTAAATACCCTAATTGAGTCTTTCCCCTATATACAGGAGTTTTATGGAAAGACAATCGTGATTAAATATGGCGGCAGTGCCATGATTGAAGATAATATCAAAAATTCTTTTGCCATAGATATGGTTCTCCTAAAACATGTAGGGATAAATCCTGTAATAGTGCATGGTGGAGGTCCTCAGATCGGGAGTTTGCTCAAGCAGATTGGGAAGGAGAGTAAATTTATCAACGGACTTAGGATAACAGATAGTGAAACAATGGATGTGGTTGAAATGGTTCTGGTGGGGAAGGTTAACAAGGAAATCGTAAACAACATCAATCTAGCTGGCGGAAAAGCGGTTGGAATATCCGGAAAGGATGGAGGGCTGCTTGTTGCAGAAAAGATGTTTCATCAAAATAATGGCATTGATGTAGATATTGGTCATGTAGGCGTAATTAAGACTGTCAACTCAAAGGTAATAGAGGCTCTTGATAAAGAACAATTTATTCCAGTAATTGCGCCAATTGGATTTGATAATAAGGGGATTACATATAACATCAATGCAGATATGGCGGCAGGCAAGATGGCTGGATCATTAGGTGCGGAGAAACTGATTTTACTAACTGATGTTGAGGGTGTAAAAGTTTCGGGAGAACTTGTATCTTCCCTGAAAAAGACTGAAATTAATGAGTTAATAGAGATGGAAGAGATAACAGGGGGCATGATACCAAAGGTCAAATGCTGCCTTGACGCTTTGGAGACGGATGTCAAAAAGGCGCATATAATCGATGGAAGAGTGGAGCATGCGGTATTATTGGAAATATTTACCGATGCCGGCATTGGTACTGAGATAGTGAGGTAA